One Mycobacterium kubicae genomic window carries:
- a CDS encoding chloride channel protein: protein MLGLARRNLDFFCAIVIVGLLAGVAGLATTVVLRFVEHLTYHYTFGPLLDGITGSSPVRRAVGPMIGGALAGLGWWLLRRRADVPPLAATIARHERIPRVSWSIDALLQVLLVGSGASLGREGAPRQFAAALGDSATGWLKRLSPGDREVLLACAAGAGLGAVYAVPLGGALFTLRVMLRTWHPRAVGAALISSSLAVAIGSPLTHDRPELDWPSADSTYLLTAHGLLLAPLAFAAGWAFNRIMAAARPSRLIRSWVLVPALAGAGLVTGVCSHWWPELPGNGKSILSVSLASGMTLSAAAVILVLKPVLTALFLRAGGAGGMLTPSLATGAAAGSLLILAINAVAGTHLHVAAVSLAGAAGVLAVTQGSPIWAALFVWELARPPIWLLVVFCVTAAAAHGIQALIGRRAGATAG, encoded by the coding sequence GTGCTCGGATTGGCGCGCCGCAATCTCGATTTCTTCTGTGCCATAGTCATCGTCGGGTTGCTGGCCGGGGTCGCCGGATTAGCGACGACCGTGGTGCTGCGCTTCGTCGAACACCTGACGTATCACTACACTTTCGGCCCACTGCTGGACGGCATCACCGGCAGCAGCCCGGTGCGCCGCGCGGTCGGCCCGATGATCGGCGGAGCGCTGGCCGGACTGGGTTGGTGGTTGCTGCGCCGCCGCGCCGACGTGCCACCGCTGGCCGCAACGATCGCCCGTCATGAGCGGATCCCGCGGGTGTCGTGGAGCATCGACGCCCTACTGCAGGTGCTGCTGGTGGGATCCGGCGCGTCGTTGGGACGCGAAGGCGCCCCGCGCCAATTCGCCGCCGCTCTCGGCGATTCCGCTACTGGCTGGCTCAAGCGGCTCTCGCCCGGTGACCGCGAGGTCTTGCTGGCGTGCGCGGCGGGGGCAGGTCTGGGTGCCGTCTATGCGGTGCCGCTGGGCGGCGCGCTGTTCACGCTGCGGGTCATGCTGCGCACCTGGCACCCCAGAGCGGTCGGTGCGGCACTGATCAGTTCCAGCCTGGCCGTCGCCATCGGCTCTCCACTCACCCATGACCGCCCCGAACTGGACTGGCCCAGTGCCGATTCCACCTACCTGCTCACCGCACACGGTTTGCTGCTGGCGCCGCTGGCCTTCGCGGCCGGCTGGGCGTTCAACCGCATCATGGCCGCCGCGCGGCCGTCGCGGCTGATCCGCTCCTGGGTGCTGGTACCTGCGCTGGCCGGTGCCGGGTTGGTGACCGGTGTCTGTTCGCACTGGTGGCCCGAATTGCCCGGCAACGGCAAGAGCATCCTGTCGGTCAGTCTGGCCAGCGGCATGACGTTGTCGGCGGCGGCGGTCATACTCGTCCTCAAACCGGTGCTGACAGCACTGTTTCTACGCGCCGGAGGCGCAGGTGGCATGCTCACCCCGTCGCTGGCCACCGGCGCGGCGGCCGGATCGCTGCTGATCCTGGCCATCAACGCTGTCGCCGGTACGCACCTGCATGTGGCCGCGGTGTCGCTGGCCGGCGCCGCGGGAGTGCTTGCGGTCACGCAGGGTTCACCGATCTGGGCCGCGCTGTTCGTCTGGGAGCTGGCCCGCCCACCGATCTGGCTGCTGGTCGTCTTCTGCGTGACCGCCGCTGCCGCACACGGCATTCAAGCGCTCATCGGGAGACGCGCCGGCGCTACAGCGGGCTGA
- a CDS encoding MaoC/PaaZ C-terminal domain-containing protein, translated as MTQPSGLRNMLRAVAGAVPVVPRNDKLPTRTVSVEELPIDQSNVAAYAAVTGLRFGNDVPLTYPFALTFPTMMSLVTGFDFPFAAMGSVHMENHITQYRPIKVTDTVGVKVHAENLREHRKGLLVDLVTDVNVGNDTAWHQVTTFLHQQRTSLSDEPKPPPAKEPKLPPPSTLLKITPARIRRYASVSGDHNPIHTNPVAAKLFGFPTVIAHGMFSAAAVLANIESRFPAAVKYSVRFAKPVVLPASAGLYVEEKGGGNWEIALRHASKGYPHLTGTVSPL; from the coding sequence GTGACCCAACCCAGCGGCCTGCGCAACATGCTGCGCGCGGTGGCCGGCGCGGTGCCCGTGGTGCCCCGCAACGACAAGCTGCCCACCCGGACGGTCAGCGTCGAGGAATTGCCCATCGACCAGTCGAACGTGGCCGCCTATGCCGCGGTCACCGGTCTGCGTTTCGGCAACGACGTGCCGCTGACCTACCCATTCGCCTTGACCTTCCCGACCATGATGTCGCTGGTGACCGGGTTCGACTTTCCTTTCGCGGCAATGGGTTCGGTCCACATGGAAAACCACATCACCCAGTATCGGCCGATCAAGGTCACCGACACGGTGGGCGTCAAGGTGCATGCGGAGAACCTGCGCGAGCATCGCAAGGGTCTGCTGGTCGACCTGGTCACCGACGTCAACGTCGGCAACGACACCGCCTGGCATCAAGTGACCACGTTCCTGCACCAGCAGCGCACCAGCTTGTCCGATGAGCCCAAGCCGCCGCCGGCCAAGGAGCCCAAACTGCCCCCGCCGAGCACGCTGCTCAAGATCACCCCGGCACGGATCCGGCGCTACGCGTCGGTCAGCGGCGACCACAACCCGATCCACACCAACCCGGTGGCCGCGAAGCTGTTCGGCTTCCCCACCGTGATCGCCCATGGCATGTTCAGCGCCGCAGCGGTATTGGCCAACATCGAGTCCCGGTTCCCGGCGGCGGTGAAGTATTCCGTGCGCTTCGCCAAGCCGGTGGTGTTGCCCGCATCGGCCGGCCTCTACGTCGAGGAAAAGGGCGGCGGGAACTGGGAGATCGCGCTGCGTCACGCCTCGAAGGGATACCCGCACCTGACCGGTACCGTCAGCCCGCTGTAG
- a CDS encoding DUF2613 domain-containing protein, with amino-acid sequence MSRLSMVAASVAAGLSIGAAATVGATLVLQDSDTPPAQGVHTPAVSNAVEYGDRCAQAPCAPAPAVVEPADRFAKQ; translated from the coding sequence ATGAGCAGGTTGTCGATGGTTGCGGCCAGCGTCGCCGCTGGGTTGTCGATCGGCGCGGCGGCGACCGTCGGCGCGACGCTGGTGCTGCAGGACTCGGACACCCCGCCCGCTCAGGGGGTCCATACGCCGGCGGTGTCGAACGCGGTGGAATACGGCGACCGGTGCGCCCAGGCGCCCTGCGCCCCGGCTCCTGCGGTGGTCGAGCCCGCGGATCGCTTCGCCAAGCAGTGA
- a CDS encoding glycoside hydrolase family 3 N-terminal domain-containing protein, which produces MPFPRTLAVLVAASALVAACSHGGGRTGSSSTGSSPSPTTPAPAAAPAPSVCADPSAVPAAIPNLRDKLAQLLMVGVRDAADAKAVVNDFHVGGILIGSDTDLSMLPGPLGEIAHGAGPLPLAVGVDEEGGRVSRLRTLLGGRGPTPRELSQTQTPPQVHDLALNRGQQMKKLGITVDFAPVVDVTDAPADTVIGDRSFGSSPDTVTAYAGAYAQGLRDAGVLPVLKHFPGHGHGSGDSHTGGVSTPPLGDLIADDLVPYRTLVTQAPVAVMIGHMQVPGLTGNEPASLSKAAVDLLRTGTGYGGPAFDGPVFSDDLSSMAAISDRFGVTEAVLRTLQAGSDIALWVTTKEVPAVLDRLEQAVGAGELPASAVDASLVRVAKMKNVNPTCGR; this is translated from the coding sequence ATGCCTTTTCCGCGCACCTTGGCGGTGCTCGTCGCCGCATCGGCGCTGGTCGCAGCGTGCAGCCACGGTGGTGGCCGGACCGGATCGTCCTCCACCGGGTCCAGCCCGTCGCCGACGACGCCGGCTCCCGCAGCCGCGCCGGCGCCGTCGGTGTGCGCCGACCCGTCGGCCGTTCCCGCGGCGATACCCAACCTGCGGGACAAGCTCGCGCAGCTGCTGATGGTCGGGGTGCGCGACGCCGCCGACGCCAAGGCCGTCGTCAACGACTTCCATGTCGGCGGCATCCTCATTGGCAGCGACACCGACCTGTCGATGTTGCCGGGGCCGCTGGGCGAGATCGCGCACGGCGCCGGGCCGCTGCCGCTGGCCGTGGGCGTCGACGAAGAAGGCGGCCGGGTGTCGCGGCTGCGCACGCTGCTCGGGGGCCGGGGACCGACGCCTCGGGAGCTGAGCCAGACCCAGACACCGCCGCAGGTACACGACCTCGCGCTGAACCGCGGCCAGCAGATGAAGAAGCTGGGCATCACCGTGGACTTCGCCCCGGTGGTCGACGTGACCGATGCCCCCGCCGACACGGTGATCGGGGACCGGTCGTTCGGCTCGAGTCCGGACACGGTCACCGCCTACGCCGGCGCCTATGCGCAAGGCCTGCGCGACGCCGGGGTGCTGCCGGTGCTCAAGCACTTCCCGGGACACGGGCACGGCTCCGGCGACTCGCACACCGGTGGGGTCAGCACACCGCCGCTGGGCGATCTGATCGCCGACGACCTGGTGCCCTACCGCACGCTGGTCACCCAGGCGCCGGTGGCGGTGATGATCGGGCACATGCAGGTGCCCGGGCTCACCGGCAACGAGCCGGCCAGCTTGAGCAAGGCGGCGGTCGACTTGTTGCGCACCGGAACCGGCTACGGCGGACCGGCGTTCGACGGGCCGGTGTTCAGCGACGACCTGTCCAGCATGGCCGCGATCTCCGACCGCTTCGGCGTCACCGAGGCGGTACTGCGCACGTTGCAAGCGGGCAGCGACATCGCGCTGTGGGTCACCACCAAGGAGGTGCCCGCCGTCTTGGACCGGTTGGAACAGGCCGTCGGCGCCGGGGAATTGCCGGCGTCGGCCGTCGACGCGTCGCTGGTGCGGGTGGCCAAGATGAAGAACGTCAACCCGACGTGCGGCCGCTAG
- a CDS encoding TetR/AcrR family transcriptional regulator, whose amino-acid sequence MAGGSKRLPRAVREQQMLDAAVQMFSVNGYHETSMDTIAAAAQISKPMLYLYYGSKEDLFGACLNREMTRFIDAIRADIDFDDSPQDMLRNTIGSFLRYIDENRASWIVMYTQATSSQAFAATVREGREQIIELVAGLVRAGTRSPRPEAENEMMAVALVGAGEAIANRLSTGDTDVDEAAELMINLFWRGLKGAPADRDIGPNVATR is encoded by the coding sequence ATGGCAGGTGGTAGCAAGCGGTTACCGCGTGCCGTGCGTGAGCAGCAGATGCTGGACGCGGCGGTGCAGATGTTCTCAGTCAACGGCTACCACGAGACCTCGATGGACACGATCGCGGCCGCGGCGCAGATTTCCAAGCCGATGCTGTACCTGTACTACGGTTCCAAAGAGGACTTGTTCGGTGCCTGTCTGAACCGGGAGATGACCCGGTTCATCGACGCCATCCGCGCCGACATCGACTTCGACGACAGTCCACAAGACATGCTGCGCAACACCATTGGTTCGTTCCTGCGCTATATCGACGAGAACCGCGCGTCGTGGATCGTGATGTACACCCAGGCCACCAGTTCCCAGGCGTTCGCCGCGACGGTGCGCGAAGGGCGCGAGCAGATCATCGAATTGGTGGCGGGGCTGGTCCGCGCCGGCACCCGCAGCCCCCGGCCCGAGGCCGAGAACGAGATGATGGCCGTGGCGCTGGTCGGGGCCGGCGAGGCCATCGCCAACCGGCTCAGCACCGGCGACACCGATGTCGACGAGGCGGCCGAGCTGATGATCAACCTGTTCTGGCGCGGCCTGAAAGGGGCGCCGGCCGATCGGGATATCGGTCCCAACGTCGCCACGCGTTAG
- a CDS encoding 3-oxoacyl-ACP reductase — protein MAPKTSPDLFSQVVNSGPGSFLAKQLGVPQPEPLRRYNPGDPPLAGSLLIGGEGRVVEPLRTALDGDYDLVGNNLGGRWADTFAGLVYDATGITTPAKLKGLHEFFTPLLRNLTRCARVVVVGTTPESAGSTDERIAQRALEGFTRSLAKEVRNGGTVSLVYLSPEAKPAATGLESTMRFILSGKSAYVDGQVFHVGAADSTPPADWDRPLDGKIAIVTGAARGIGATIAKVFARDGARVVAIDVESAEEALAETASAVGGTPLWLDVTADDAVDKITEHLRDHHGGRADILVNNAGITRDKLLANMDDARWDSVLAVNLLAPQRLTEGLIENGTIGEGGRVIGLSSMAGISGNRGQTNYATTKAGMIGLTQALAPELGEKGITINAVAPGFIETQMTAAIPLATREVGRRLNSLFQGGQPVDVAETIAYLASPASNAVTGNVIRVCGQAMMGA, from the coding sequence GTGGCCCCCAAGACCTCGCCCGATCTGTTCTCGCAGGTTGTCAACTCCGGCCCCGGATCGTTCCTGGCCAAGCAACTCGGTGTGCCCCAACCTGAGCCGCTGCGCCGGTACAACCCGGGCGATCCGCCGCTGGCGGGGTCGCTGCTGATCGGCGGAGAGGGCCGGGTGGTCGAGCCGCTGCGAACAGCGCTGGACGGCGACTACGACCTGGTCGGCAACAACCTGGGCGGCCGCTGGGCCGACACCTTCGCGGGCCTGGTTTACGACGCCACCGGCATCACGACGCCGGCCAAGCTCAAGGGTTTGCACGAGTTCTTCACTCCCCTGCTGCGCAACCTCACCCGCTGCGCGCGGGTCGTCGTGGTCGGCACCACCCCGGAATCGGCGGGCAGCACCGACGAACGCATCGCGCAGCGCGCGCTGGAAGGTTTCACCCGGTCGCTGGCCAAGGAAGTGCGCAACGGCGGCACCGTCTCGCTGGTGTATCTGTCGCCGGAAGCCAAGCCGGCCGCCACCGGGTTGGAGTCGACGATGCGGTTCATCCTGTCCGGCAAGTCGGCGTACGTCGACGGACAGGTGTTCCACGTCGGCGCCGCAGACTCCACCCCGCCGGCCGACTGGGACCGTCCGCTGGACGGGAAGATCGCCATCGTGACCGGCGCCGCCCGCGGCATCGGCGCGACGATCGCCAAGGTGTTCGCCCGCGACGGCGCCCGGGTGGTGGCGATCGACGTGGAGTCCGCCGAAGAGGCGCTGGCCGAGACCGCGAGCGCGGTGGGCGGGACGCCGCTGTGGCTGGATGTGACCGCCGACGACGCCGTTGACAAGATCACCGAGCACCTGCGCGACCACCACGGCGGCCGGGCCGACATTCTGGTCAACAACGCCGGCATCACCCGGGACAAGCTGCTGGCCAACATGGACGACGCCCGTTGGGACTCCGTTCTGGCCGTCAACCTCCTTGCCCCGCAACGTCTTACCGAGGGGCTGATCGAGAACGGCACCATCGGCGAGGGCGGTCGGGTGATCGGCCTGTCGTCGATGGCCGGCATCTCCGGTAACCGCGGTCAGACCAACTACGCGACCACCAAGGCCGGGATGATCGGGCTGACCCAGGCGCTGGCACCGGAACTCGGCGAGAAGGGCATCACCATCAACGCCGTCGCGCCCGGTTTCATCGAGACCCAGATGACAGCGGCCATCCCGCTGGCCACCCGCGAGGTGGGCCGCCGGCTGAACTCGTTGTTCCAGGGCGGTCAACCGGTCGACGTCGCCGAGACGATCGCTTACCTGGCCAGTCCGGCCTCGAACGCGGTGACCGGCAACGTCATTCGGGTGTGCGGCCAAGCCATGATGGGGGCGTGA
- a CDS encoding alpha-(1->3)-arabinofuranosyltransferase, with protein sequence MAPLSRRWLLLVSAVALVLTFAQSPGQISPDTKLDLTANPLRFLTRATNLWSSDLPFGQSQNQAYGYLFPHGTFFLIGHALGLPGWITQRLWWALLLTVGFWGLMRVAEALGIGSPSARILGAAAFALSPRVLTTLGSISSETLPMMLAPWVLLPTILALRGTTDRSLRALAGQAGLAVALMGAVNAIATLAACLPAVLWWACHRPNRRWWRYTGWWLLALGLAVLWWVVALAMLRDVSPPFLDFIESSGVTTQWSSLTETLRGIDSWTPFVAPNATAGAPLVTGSVAILGTCLVAAVGLCGLAGPTMPARGRLVTMLAVGVVLLAVGYSGGLGSPVAHQVQAFLDAAGTPLRNVHKLGPVVRIPLVLGFAELLGRIPLPGSAPRSQWVNAFAHPERDKRVAVGIVALTGLLVSTSLAWSGRLTPPGAFDAIPPYWQETADWLSAHNTGTPVPGRVLVAPGAPFATQVWGNSHDEPLQVLGSSPWGVRDSIPLTPPQTIRALDSVQRLFAAGRPSAGLADTLARQGISYVVLRNDLDPESSRSARPILVHRAVTGSPGLTKVAQFGAPVGPGSLAGFVNDSGLRPRYPAVEIYRVGAGADPGAPYLVGTEQMARVDGGPEALARLDERRRLLGQPPLGPVLMTADARAAGLPVPVVTVTDTPVARETDYGRVDQHSSAIRAPGDARHTYNRVPDYPVPGADLVYGAWTGGRITVSSSSADSTAMPDVAAATASAAAIDSDPATSWVSNALQAAVGQWLQVDFDHPVTNAALTLTPSATAVGAQIRRILVETATGSTTLRFDEAGKPLTAALPYGETPWVRITAAATDDGSSGVQFGITDLAITQYDASGFAHPVQLRHTARVPGPPPGSVIRGWDLGSELLGRPGCAPGPDSVRCAPSMALTPEEPVNFSRTLTVPTQTQVTPTVWVRPRQGPKLADLIAEPGSTRAGGDADVVDVLGSAYAATDGDPATAWTAPQRVVQYKTPPTLTLKLPRPTEVSGLRLTASRSALPAHPTMVAVDLGDGPQVRGVQLGEDGQVQTLPLHARVTDTVTVSLLDWQDIIDRNALGFDQLKPPGLAEVAALGPDGAPIAAADGARNRARAVTVDCEHGPVIAVAGRFVHTSISTTVGALLDGAPVEARACDTAPIALPAGQQELLISPGAMFVVDGVQLSVPEVAAPPGAATVTAATAVWGAARREVRVPASPAARVLVVPESINPGWIARTSSGVRLTPVAVNGWQQGWVVPAGDPSTITLTFASNSVYRAGLAVGLALLPLLAVLALWRRRRPDESPPTQPWAPGPWVAAAAIAAGAVIAGVSGALVVAAAVGLRYALRERERLSDKAFAGLSAGGLILAGAVLSRYPWRSVDGYAGHSASVQLLALISLAAVLAAAVPLRGSRAD encoded by the coding sequence GTGGCGCCGCTGTCTCGGCGGTGGCTGCTGTTGGTCTCCGCGGTCGCCCTGGTGTTGACGTTCGCCCAGTCGCCCGGGCAGATCTCCCCCGACACCAAGCTCGACCTCACCGCCAACCCGCTGCGGTTTCTGACCCGGGCCACCAACCTGTGGAGCAGCGACCTGCCGTTCGGCCAATCGCAGAACCAGGCCTACGGCTACCTGTTTCCGCACGGCACCTTCTTCCTGATCGGTCACGCGCTGGGCCTGCCCGGCTGGATCACCCAACGGCTGTGGTGGGCGTTGCTGCTGACCGTCGGCTTCTGGGGGCTGATGCGCGTCGCCGAAGCCCTGGGCATCGGCAGTCCGTCAGCGCGGATTTTGGGTGCGGCTGCCTTCGCCTTGTCGCCGCGAGTGCTCACCACGCTGGGTTCGATCTCGTCGGAAACGCTGCCGATGATGCTGGCGCCATGGGTGCTGCTGCCGACCATCCTGGCCCTGCGCGGGACGACGGATCGGTCGCTGCGGGCGCTGGCCGGCCAGGCTGGGCTGGCCGTGGCGTTGATGGGGGCGGTCAACGCCATCGCGACGCTGGCGGCTTGCCTGCCGGCGGTGCTGTGGTGGGCCTGCCATCGGCCCAACCGGCGGTGGTGGCGCTACACCGGGTGGTGGCTGCTGGCGCTGGGGTTGGCGGTGCTGTGGTGGGTGGTGGCGCTGGCCATGCTGCGTGACGTCAGTCCACCGTTTCTGGACTTCATCGAGTCGTCGGGCGTCACCACGCAGTGGTCGTCGCTGACCGAGACGCTGCGCGGCATCGACAGTTGGACACCGTTCGTGGCGCCCAACGCGACGGCGGGCGCGCCGTTGGTCACCGGATCGGTCGCCATTCTGGGCACCTGCCTGGTCGCCGCCGTCGGGCTGTGCGGGCTGGCCGGCCCGACCATGCCGGCCCGCGGACGGCTGGTGACCATGCTGGCGGTCGGGGTGGTGTTGCTGGCCGTCGGCTACAGCGGCGGGCTGGGCTCGCCGGTCGCCCATCAGGTGCAGGCGTTCCTCGACGCCGCCGGCACCCCGCTGCGCAACGTGCACAAGCTGGGTCCGGTGGTCCGCATCCCGCTGGTGCTGGGCTTCGCCGAGTTGCTCGGCAGGATTCCGCTGCCCGGTAGTGCGCCGCGCTCGCAGTGGGTGAACGCGTTCGCGCACCCGGAGCGCGACAAGCGGGTCGCGGTGGGCATCGTCGCCCTGACCGGCCTGCTGGTCAGCACCTCGCTGGCCTGGAGCGGTCGGCTGACCCCACCCGGGGCGTTCGACGCGATACCGCCGTACTGGCAGGAGACCGCCGACTGGCTCAGCGCGCACAACACCGGCACTCCGGTGCCCGGCCGGGTGCTGGTGGCGCCCGGCGCACCGTTTGCCACCCAGGTGTGGGGCAACAGCCACGACGAGCCGCTGCAGGTGCTGGGCAGCAGTCCGTGGGGGGTGCGCGACTCGATCCCGCTGACGCCGCCGCAGACGATTCGTGCGCTGGACTCGGTGCAACGCCTGTTCGCGGCGGGGCGGCCCTCCGCGGGCTTGGCCGATACTCTTGCCCGCCAGGGCATTTCGTATGTGGTGTTGCGCAACGACCTGGATCCGGAGTCGTCGCGCTCGGCGCGGCCCATCCTGGTGCACCGCGCCGTCACGGGGTCACCGGGTCTGACCAAGGTGGCGCAGTTCGGTGCGCCGGTCGGCCCCGGTTCGCTGGCCGGGTTCGTCAACGACAGCGGCTTGCGGCCGCGCTACCCCGCGGTCGAGATCTACCGGGTGGGCGCCGGGGCCGATCCGGGCGCGCCCTACCTGGTCGGCACCGAGCAGATGGCCCGCGTCGACGGCGGGCCCGAGGCCTTGGCGCGGCTCGACGAACGGCGGCGGTTGCTGGGCCAGCCGCCGCTGGGTCCGGTGCTGATGACCGCTGACGCCCGGGCCGCGGGACTGCCGGTCCCGGTGGTGACCGTGACCGATACCCCGGTGGCGCGCGAGACCGACTACGGCCGGGTCGACCAGCACTCGTCGGCGATCCGGGCGCCCGGCGATGCCCGGCACACCTACAACCGGGTGCCCGATTACCCGGTGCCGGGCGCTGATCTGGTTTACGGCGCCTGGACCGGCGGCCGGATCACGGTGTCGAGTTCCTCGGCGGATTCCACGGCCATGCCCGATGTCGCTGCGGCGACCGCGTCGGCCGCCGCCATCGATAGTGACCCGGCGACGTCCTGGGTGTCCAACGCGCTGCAGGCCGCCGTCGGGCAGTGGCTGCAGGTCGACTTCGACCATCCGGTGACCAACGCCGCACTGACCCTGACGCCCAGCGCCACGGCGGTCGGGGCGCAGATCCGCCGCATCCTGGTCGAGACGGCCACCGGCAGCACCACGTTGCGCTTCGACGAGGCCGGCAAGCCGCTGACCGCCGCCCTGCCCTACGGCGAGACACCGTGGGTGCGGATCACGGCGGCGGCCACCGACGACGGCTCCTCGGGCGTGCAGTTCGGCATCACCGACCTGGCCATCACTCAGTACGACGCGTCCGGCTTTGCGCACCCGGTGCAGTTGCGGCATACCGCGCGGGTGCCCGGCCCACCGCCGGGGTCGGTGATCCGGGGCTGGGATCTGGGCTCGGAGCTGCTGGGCCGGCCCGGCTGTGCGCCGGGACCCGACAGCGTGCGCTGCGCCCCGTCGATGGCCTTGACTCCGGAAGAGCCGGTGAACTTCAGCCGTACGCTGACGGTGCCGACGCAAACGCAGGTGACACCGACGGTATGGGTGCGGCCCCGCCAGGGGCCGAAGCTGGCCGACCTGATCGCCGAGCCGGGCAGCACCCGCGCCGGCGGCGACGCCGACGTGGTGGACGTGCTGGGCTCGGCGTATGCCGCCACCGACGGTGATCCGGCGACCGCGTGGACCGCGCCGCAGCGCGTGGTGCAGTACAAGACCCCGCCGACGCTGACCCTCAAGCTGCCTCGGCCGACCGAGGTGTCCGGGTTACGGCTGACGGCCAGCAGGTCGGCGTTGCCCGCGCATCCGACGATGGTGGCGGTGGACCTTGGTGACGGCCCGCAGGTGCGCGGGGTGCAGCTGGGCGAGGACGGGCAGGTGCAGACGCTGCCGCTGCATGCCCGGGTGACCGACACCGTGACGGTCAGCCTGCTCGACTGGCAAGACATCATCGACCGCAATGCGCTGGGTTTCGACCAGCTCAAGCCGCCGGGGCTGGCCGAGGTGGCCGCGCTGGGCCCCGACGGCGCGCCGATCGCCGCGGCCGACGGTGCCCGCAACCGGGCGCGGGCAGTCACCGTCGACTGCGAGCACGGCCCCGTCATCGCGGTCGCCGGGCGGTTCGTGCACACCTCGATCTCGACCACCGTGGGCGCGCTGCTCGACGGTGCACCGGTCGAGGCGCGCGCCTGCGACACCGCGCCGATCGCGCTACCGGCCGGTCAACAGGAACTGCTGATCAGTCCCGGGGCCATGTTCGTCGTCGACGGGGTTCAGCTGTCGGTGCCCGAGGTGGCCGCACCGCCCGGCGCGGCAACGGTCACCGCCGCGACCGCAGTGTGGGGAGCGGCGCGCCGGGAGGTACGGGTGCCCGCATCGCCCGCGGCGCGCGTGCTGGTGGTCCCCGAAAGCATCAACCCAGGGTGGATCGCGCGGACCAGCAGCGGTGTCCGGTTGACGCCGGTTGCCGTCAACGGCTGGCAGCAGGGCTGGGTGGTGCCCGCGGGGGATCCGAGCACCATCACGCTGACATTCGCATCGAATTCGGTGTACCGGGCGGGACTGGCGGTGGGCCTGGCGCTGCTGCCGCTGTTGGCGGTGTTGGCGCTGTGGAGACGCAGGAGGCCCGACGAGTCGCCACCCACCCAGCCGTGGGCGCCCGGTCCGTGGGTCGCGGCCGCGGCGATAGCGGCCGGGGCGGTCATCGCCGGAGTGTCCGGCGCACTGGTCGTGGCCGCGGCGGTGGGTTTGCGCTATGCGCTGCGCGAGCGAGAGCGACTGTCGGACAAGGCTTTTGCCGGACTGAGCGCCGGTGGACTGATCCTGGCCGGGGCGGTGTTGTCCCGCTACCCCTGGCGGTCGGTCGACGGTTATGCCGGGCATTCGGCGAGCGTCCAACTCCTGGCGTTGATTTCGCTGGCCGCGGTCCTGGCTGCCGCAGTCCCCCTGCGAGGTTCGCGCGCCGACTAG
- a CDS encoding DUF2613 domain-containing protein yields the protein MNRIVAPAAASVVVGLLLGAAAIFGITLMVQQDTKPPLPGGDPSSSVLNRVEYGNRS from the coding sequence ATGAACCGGATCGTCGCCCCCGCCGCTGCGAGCGTGGTGGTTGGCCTGTTGCTGGGCGCGGCCGCGATCTTCGGGATCACCTTGATGGTGCAACAGGACACGAAACCGCCACTCCCCGGGGGCGATCCGTCGTCGTCAGTGCTCAACCGGGTCGAGTACGGCAACCGTAGCTAG